From one Alosa alosa isolate M-15738 ecotype Scorff River chromosome 5, AALO_Geno_1.1, whole genome shotgun sequence genomic stretch:
- the cenpe gene encoding centromere-associated protein E isoform X1, protein MTEESAVKVCVRVRPLIQREEAAAENAEPVQLYWRADKQTIHQVDDGNPTKSFSFDRVFSAEESTNQLYQDIAKSLVVSTVEGYNGTIFAYGQTSSGKTFTMMGNSRTPGVIPLAMEDVFQTIKNCPKKEFLLRVSYMEIYNETVTDLLCDSWKRKPLEIREGNYKNVYVADLTEELVTSPDQALAWIRKGEKNRHYGKTKMNERSSRSHTIFRMIIESRERSDPASGEISDGAIIVSHLNLVDLAGAERASQTGAEGTRFKEGCNINRSLFTLGQVIKKLSDENQKGFTNYRDSKLTRILQNSLGGNAKTVIVCTITPAVQDETLSTLQFASAAKRMKNDPHVTEVSDDGALLRRYRNEINELKQRLQEVSSVTKTTVTEKQTLCQLLQEKEQLQREQEDRIRNLTKLLVTSNVVLVKKLPKRRMTWGGKLLQAAHPSDALAETDTGFMEPFVKQRRIDLSAIVENEDMEEFEGRWEIPLERTFDMDLNQSSVTTRNSSESDYCSPRVSEMKGRLANLEEQLEKEVQLRQEMQQQLEKEAQEKRELHLQLENEAQEKQEVNLQLEKEMQGKQELHLQLEKEAQEKQELHLQLEKEAQEKQELHLQLEKETQGKQELHLQLEKEAQDKQELHLQLEKEMQGKQELHLQHDMEKELQHQLEVETLQKQEALERAAEMEKKVMELEQQLEATPHNTSNYSSEQFKRDLGESIQLCESLCFEKERLEAERDALQKELQVCGEEVERLRRDSEALQEELVQKREMDEFQCLEEESKREYEKELLAQITTLKKAAEDSNIQAQKLKVELDTLSDLQGDKDLVQEVKRLRRSLEDAECLSLDTKKEWAFLRSENISLKERDDVLTAEHQRMQSELHSVQVQLEAEKNRFKKMQIDLQKELMGAFDENTKLTTLLDGKVPKNLVDGVILERTVAELQKELEQHKQNEEELQSQLKETLEKAQEQQQQELLKAQEQQQQFEEKLQQNQEMSRVELEGAHEQLEKLQQELQRAQEQGDLVQQELHKAQERLQQDKERHQQDLQSSQEQHQELLKAHEHLQEEHQKTTELLRQDLKNTREVQDGLQLELQNALKKHDSLQQELHNAQEHQQHWEAEFQRAQQQQEELQQELQKAQEQLRDHPISQEPGVEIFEELEVLRSELGALTAQRAELQEILEGVREEKNQLKRDLEESVDMCVQTQSELQQLQSRPSCSSSATDELLQQQKQELEELRQEKQQLQADLQENVDMMIENQTELREALDEVRELKGQLVAARLASAQVPDATENSLEATAELDRLRSEVTSLTAELDHLKSASQSEGGQKAQELQEALQQELHKVQETQRQKEEELQRLRDQLQEELQKTQESPPPELLQAQEQQRHLEEKLQRAEEVLQQELQRGQDEQERLQQKLQKAEEQQETLQHQLCEIQEQQKQKEEELRIGKEQKEQLEREHQEIQEMLQQQLCNTQDQRPHQEDQAPLLQELHQAQLEQQQQELLKAQEQHQQELLKAQQQQQQCLEEELNTALEQQLSLEKDLQKAQERLEQLQQELQETRQQHSQDSLKAQERQQYFEEELRKNEQLLHREYERAQEQQAQLQEELLKAQEQLQHHCTPQDSEEASGELERLRSDLSALTAQRAELQEILEGLKEEKNQLKRDLEENMDMAQQELEELRQEKRQMQTDLENNMAKASELETQLRCVTEERQRLLGDNEVAQTLQKEVDQLRSEVSSLSADREQLQEKLRKDEKRHSEELQELSVQREQLLQQLSAATVESAEELERLRSESAEELERLRSEVSTLTTQRAELQEMLEAVREERSQLKRDLEENGGMAQQQLNELEEIRLERKQLQTDLQNNMERASELETQLRCVTEERQRLLGDNEVAQTLQKEVAQLRSEVSSLSADREQLQEKLREDEKRHSEELQELSVQRQQLLQQLSAATVESTEELERLRSESVEELERLAPDVSQPPTQRAELQEMLEAVREERSQLKRDLEENGGMAQQQQNELEEIRLEKRQLQTDLQNNLERANELQAQLRCVTEERQRLLGDNEVAQTLQKEVAQLRSEVSSLSADREQLQEKLREDEKRHSEELQELSVQRQQLLQQLSAATVESAEELERLRSEVSALTTQRAELQEMLEAVREERSQLKRDLEENVDMVQHMKAQRTSYPEHSELVVQENESQQKLQAWSLRIQRLADQLSQKLRKRWTTELLASAELTERRLTKQLLSQTPHLAPLTTSLKKSTLQLQDLLWTRLATLQKLAVTYRGHYEALWEQEASAVDQSGLIAQAQKSTSGHPCPPQDVLLCLLLERRELHLQEMAASAQRLEEGVAELEKVMSVELQHRVQANQGLEELSSRTPAEPSTLGRHLQQETSRRHSVASCEQTICHALVSEQQRLANSKVTHEQRRQTVVPLSLLQPPISELQQDKQQLCSRLQQALTHTRTLEKKLQHLQGAHDLSSQQCSEQLLQLKELQDKLAHSQTLAQRKMTPSAVEMQKMKDRLVNMEMENTNLNTGHQQELERLTSVLKYKEELIRKLKEDLRMKQQDDEHSYMEDNHSKHCGHQEEIQQLQQKIAQLESTLSSQQEEVDRWKRRAYKLKESRREGGLHTPTKHGRPPTPTKHTPTKHTLPLTPTKHTLTHTQARPSPSKRPALGEAPLLNSPQRPLLDSPKSLFFDMPPGTHAPPIARTKGFFDNCALGPATDSEEEEADPLVAEGSTGGGSAANKKDEWWPQSPRQGQQCETQ, encoded by the exons ATGACAGAAGAATCTGCTGTCAAAGTTTGCGTGAGGGTCCGACCTCTCATACAAAG AGAGGAGGCTGCAGCGGAAAATGCGGAGCCTGTACAGCTCTACTGGAGAGCTGATAAACAAACCATCCATCAGGTTGATGATGGAAACCCCACTAAAAGTTTCAGCTTTG ACAGAGTCTTTAGTGCAGAGGAAAGCACCAACCAGTTGTACCAGGACATTGCAAAGTCACTAGTGGTCTCCACTGTTGAGGGATATAATG GCACCATATTTGCATATGGCCAGACTTCATCAGGGAAGACTTTCACGATGATGGGGAACAGCCGTACCCCAGGCGTTATCCCACTGGCTATGGAGGATGTCTTCCAGACCATCAAAAAT TGTCCCAAGAAGGAGTTTCTCCTCCGAGTGAGTTACATGGAAATCTATAATGAGACCGTCACTGACCTGTTGTGTGACAGCTGGAAGAGGAAGCCATTAGAGATCCGTGAGGGCAACTAT AAAAATGTCTACGTGGCTGATCTTACAGAGGAGCTGGTGACATCACCTGACCAAGCACTGGCCTGGATTCGCAAAGGAGAAA AGAATCGGCATTATGGAAAGACAAAAATGAATGAGCGGAGCAGTCGTTCTCACACCATCTTCCGTATG ATCATTGAAAGTCGAGAGCGGAGTGATCCAGCCTCAGGAGAAATCTCCGATGGAGCCATCATCGTCTCCCACCTG AATCTGGTGGATCTGGCAGGGGCTGAGCGAGCAAGTCAAACAGGTGCAGAGG GTACTCGCTTCAAAGAGGGATGCAACATCAATCGGAGTCTCTTCACTCTGGGACAAGTCATCAAAAAGTTGTCAGATGAAAATCAGAA GGGCTTCACCAACTACAGAGACAGCAAGCTGACCCGTATTCTGCAGAACTCACTTGGGGGCAATGCCAAAACGGTCATTGTGTGTACAATCACCCCAGCTGTACAGGATGAGACTCTCAGCACACTGCAG TTTGCAAGTGCAGCGAAACGCATGAAGAATGATCCACATGTAACTGAGGTGTCTGACGATGGCGCTCTGTTGAGACGCTATAGGAATGAGATCAATGAGCTCAAACAACGTCTGCAGGAG GTTTCCTCGGTGACCAAGACGACGGTGACTGAGAAGCAGACCCTGTGCCAGCTGCTACAGGAGAAGGAGCAGCTTCAAAGGGAGCAGGAGGACCGCATCCGCAACCTCACCAAACTGCTTGTCACCTCCAATGTGGTCCTAGTCAAGAAG CTTCCGAAGCGGCGCATGACATGGGGTGGTAAGCTGTTACAGGCCGCCCACCCCTCAGATGCACTAGCCGAGACGGACACTGGGTTCATGGAGCCCTTTGTCAAGCAACGTAGGATCGACCTTTCCGCTATAGTAGAAAACGAGG ACATGGAGGAGTTTGAGGGACGTTGGGAAATTCCTTTAGAACGGACTTTCGACATGGATCTGAATCAGAGCAGTGTGACCACGCGCAACTCTTCAGAAAG TGATTATTGTTCCCCTAGGGTTTCCGAAATGAAAGGAAGGCTGGCCAACCTGGAGGAGCAACTGGAGAAGGAGGTGCAGCTTAGACAAGAGATGCAGCAACAGTTAGAGAAGGAGGCGCAAGAAAAACGGGAGTTGCACCTTCAACTCGAGAACGAGGCACAGGAGAAGCAGGAAGTAAACCTTCAGCTCGAGAAGGAGATGCAGGGCAAACAGGAGCTTCACCTTCAACTCGAGAAGGAGGCACAGGAGAAGCAGGAATTACACCTTCAGCTCGAGAAGGAGGCACAGGAGAAGCAGGAATTACACCTTCAGCTCGAGAAGGAAACGCAGGGCAAACAGGAGCTTCACCTTCAGCTAGAGAAGGAGGCACAGGACAAGCAGGAATTACACCTTCAGCTCGAGAAGGAGATGCAGGGCAAACAGGAGCTGCACCTTCAGCACGATATGGAGAAGGAGCTGCAACatcagcttgaggtggagacaTTGCAGAAACAGGAGGCTCTGGAGAGAGCAGCGGAGATGGAGAAGAAGGTGATGGAACTGGAGCAACAACTAGAAGCTACACCCCACAACACCTCCAACTACAGCAGTGAGCAG TTCAAGAGAGACCTGGGAGAGTCCATCCAACTGTGTGAATCTCTTTGCTTTGAGAAA GAAAGGCTGGAGGCTGAGCGGGACGCCCTTCAGAAGGAGCTCCAGGTGTGTGGTGAGGAGGTGGAGCGGCTGAGGAGGGACAGCGAGGCCCTGCAGGAGGAGCTGGTgcagaaaagagagatggacgAGTTCCAGTgtctggaggaggagagcaagagggagtATGAG AAAGAGCTCCTGGCTCAGATCACTACTTTGAAGAAGGCAGCAGAGGACTCTAATATCCAGGCTCAAAAGCTTAAG GTGGAGCTGGACACCTTGTCGGACCTGCAGGGTGATAAGGACCTGGTGCAGGAGGTGAAGCGTTTGCGGCGCTCCCTGGAGGATGCCGAATGCCTCAGCCTGGACACTAAAAAGGAGTGGGCCTTCCTGCGCTCCGAGAATATCTCCCTCAAAGAAAGAGAT GATGTGTTAACTGCAGAACACCAGCGCATGCAGTCGGAGCTGCACAGTGTGCAGGTGCAGCTAGAGGCAGAGAAGAATCGCTTCAAGAAGATGCAGATAGACCTTCAGAAGGAGTTGATGGGTGCTTTTGATGAAAACACCAAGCTCACCACTCTCCTTGATGGCAAAGTCCCTAAAA ATCTAGTGGATGGTGTAATTCTGGAGCGAACTGTGGCTGAGCTGCAGAAGGAACTGGAGCAGCACAAGCAGAATGAAGAAGAGCTTCAGTCTCAGCTTAAGGAGACGCTTGAGAAGgcacaggagcagcagcagcaggagctaCTGAAGGCTCAAGAGCAGCAACAGCAGTTTGAAGAGAAACTCCAGCAAAATCAGGAAATGTCGAGGGTGGAGCTTGAGGGAGCCCATGAACAGCTGGAGAAACTGCAGCAGGAACTCCAGAGGGCCCAGGAACAGGGGGATCTGGTGCAACAGGAACTTCACAAGGCTCAAGAACGGCTGCAGCAGGATAAAGAGCGGCATCAACAGGACCTACAGAGTTCCCAAGAGCAGCATCAGGAGCTTCTGAAAGCCCATGAACATCTACAGGAGGAACACCAAAAGACCACAGAGCTGTTGCGTCAGGACCTGAAAAACACTCGGGAGGTGCAAGACGGGCTGCAGCTAGAGCTGCAAAATGCCTTGAAGAAACATGACTCCTTGCAGCAGGAGCTTCACAACGCTCAAGAGCATCAGCAACATTGGGAGGCAGAGTTCCAAAGGGCgcaacagcagcaggaggaACTGCAGCAGGAGCTCCAGAAGGCTCAGGAGCAGCTACGGGACCATCCCATCTCCCAGGAGCCTGGTGTGGAGATCTTTGAGGAGCTGGAGGTGCTGCGCTCTGAACTGGGTGCTCTCACTGCACAGAGAGCTGAGCTGCAGGAGATCCtggagggtgtgagagaggagaagaaccAGCTGAAGAGAGACCTGGAGGAAAGTGTGGACATG TGTGTGCAGACCCAGTCTGAACTCCAGCAGCTTCAGAGCAGGCCGTCTTGCAGTTCTAGTGCAACAGACGAGTTG CTTCAGCAGCAGAAACAGGAGCTGGAGGAGTTGAGACAAGAGAAGCAGCAACTTCAGGCTGACCTTCAGGAGAATGTGGATATG ATGATTGAGAACCAGACTGAGCTGAGAGAAGCTCTGGACGAGGTCAGAGAGCTGAAGGGCCAGCTGGTTGCCGCCCGTCTCGCCAGTGCACAG GTCCCAGATGCCACAGAGAACTCTCTGGAGGCCACTGCTGAACTAGACCGCCTGCGTTCTGAGGTGACCTCTCTGACTGCTGAGCTAGACCATCTAAAGAGTGCGAGCCAGAGTGAGGGAGGGCAGAAGGCCCAAGAGTTGCAAGAGGCCTTGCAGCAGGAGCTCCACAAGGTTCAAGAGACGCAGCGGCAGAAGGAGGAGGAACTTCAGAGGCTCAGAGATCAGCTGCAGGAGGAGCTCCAGAAAACTCAAGAGAGCCCACCGCCAGAGCTACTCCAGGCACAAGAGCAACAGCGTCATTTAGAAGAAAAACTCCAGAGGGCCGAGGAAGTCTTGCAGCAGGAGCTTCAGAGAGGCCAGGACGAGCAGGAGAGGCTTCAGCAGAAACTCCAGAAGGCTGAGGAGCAGCAGGAGACGTTGCAGCACCAACTTTGTGAGATCCAGGAGCAGCAGAAGCAAAAGGAGGAGGAGCTTCGTATTGGCAAAGAGCAGAAGGAACAACTGGAACGAGAACACCAGGAGATTCAGGAGATGTTACAGCAACAACTTTGTAATACCCAGGACCAGAGGCCTCATCAGGAGGATCAGGCACCACTGCTACAAGAGCTTCATCAGGCACAGCTGGAACAGCAGCAACAGGAGCTCCTGAAGGCCCAGGAGCAACATCAGCAGGAGCTACTgaaagcccagcagcagcagcagcagtgtctCGAAGAAGAGCTCAACACTGCTCTAGAGCAACAGCTAAGCCTTGAGAAAGATCTGCAGAAAGCCCAAGAGCGGCTGGAACAGTTGCAGCAGGAACTACAGGAGACTCGACAGCAGCACAGCCAGGACTCACTGAAAGCCCAAGAGCGGCAACAGTATTTTGAGGAGGAACTCCGTAAAAATGAGCAACTGTTGCACCGGGAGTATGAGAGAGCACAGGAACAGCAAGCGCAGCTGCAAGAGGAGCTCCTGAAGGCCCAAGAGCAGCTACAGCATCACTGCACTCCTCAGGACTCGGAGGAGGCCTCTGGAGAGCTGGAGAGGCTGCGATCCGACCTGAGCGCCCTCACAGCGCAGAGAGCAGAGCTGCAGGAGATCCTGGAGGGgctgaaggaggagaagaaccAGCTGAAGAGAGACCTGGAGGAGAACATGGACATG GCTCAACAGGAACTGGAGGAGCTGAGGcaggagaagagacagatgCAGACAGATCTTGAGAACAACATGGCGAAA GCCAGTGAGCTGGAGACACAGCTGCGTTGTGTGACTGAGGAAAGGCAGCGTCTGCTGGGGGATAACGAAGTAGCACAGACCCTCCAGAAGGAGGTGGATCAACTCCGATCTGAAGTCTCGTCCCTCAGTGCAGACAGAGAGCAGCTGCAGGAGAAACTGAGGAAGGACGAGAAGAGGCACTCGGAGGAACTGCAGGAGCTCAGCGTGCAGAGAGAGCAGCTCCTCCAGCAGCTCAGCGCAGCTACAGTGGAGAGCGCTGAGGAACTGGAGAGGCTGCGCTCCGAGAGCGCTGAGGAACTGGAGAGGCTGCGCTCAGAGGTCAGCACGCTCACAACCCAGAGAGCCGAGCTGCAGGAGATGCTGGAGGCCgtcagggaggagaggagccagCTCAAGAGAGACCTGGAGGAGAATGGGGGGATG GCTCAGCAGCAGCTGAACGAACTGGAGGAGATCAGACTAGAGAGAAAGCAACTACAGACAGATCTGCAGAACAACATGGAAAGA GCCAGTGAGCTGGAGACACAGCTGCGGTGTGTGACTGAGGAAAGGCAGCGTCTGCTGGGGGATAACGAAGTAGCACAGACCCTCCAGAAGGAGGTGGCTCAACTCCGATCTGAAGTCTCGTCCCTCAGTGCAGACAGAGAGCAGCTGCAGGAGAAACTGAGGGAGGACGAGAAGAGGCACTCGGAGGAACTGCAGGAGCTCAGCGTGCAGAGACAGCAGCTCCTCCAGCAGCTCAGCGCAGCTACAGTGGAGAGCACTGAGGAACTGGAGAGGCTGCGCTCGGAGAGCGTTGAGGAACTGGAGAGGCTGGCGCCAGATGTCAGCCAGCCACCCACCCAGAGAGCCGAGCTGCAGGAGATGCTGGAGGCCgtcagggaggagaggagccagCTCAAGAGAGACCTGGAGGAGAATGGGGGCATG gctcAGCAGCAACAGAATGAGTTGGAGGAGATCAGACTGGAGAAGAGGCAACTTCAGACAGATCTGCAGAACAACCTGGAAAGA GCTAATGAGCTCCAGGCACAGCTGCGATGTGTGACTGAGGAAAGGCAGCGTCTGCTGGGGGATAACGAAGTAGCACAGACCCTCCAGAAGGAGGTGGCTCAACTCCGATCTGAAGTCTCGTCCCTCAGTGCAGACAGAGAGCAGCTGCAGGAGAAACTGAGGGAGGACGAGAAGAGGCACTCGGAGGAACTGCAGGAGCTCAGCGTGCAGAGACAGCAGCTCCTCCAGCAGCTCAGCGCAGCTACAGTGGAGAGCGCTGAGGAACTGGAGAG GCTGCGCTCAGAGGTCAGCGCGCTCACGACCCAGAGAGCCGAGCTGCAGGAGATGCTGGAGGCCgtcagggaggagaggagccagCTCAAGAGAGACCTGGAGGAGAATGTCGACATG GTGCAGCATATGAAGGCTCAGAGGACCAGCTATCCTGAACACTCAGAGCTG GTGGTGCAAGAAAATGAATCCCAGCAGAAATTGCAG GCATGGTCCCTGCGAATCCAGCGTCTGGCTGATCAGCTTTCTCAGAAGCTGCGAAAGCGCTGGACAACAGAGCTACTGGCCTCTGCCGAGCTCACTGAGAGAAGACTGACCAAACAGCTGCTGTCCCAAACGCCACATCTGGCGCCCCTGACCACTAGCCTCAAGAAGAGCACACTACAGTTGCAGGACCTGTTGTGGACACGACTG GCTACTCTACAGAAGCTAGCTGTGACTTATAGGGGCCACTACGAGGCACTGTGGGAGCAAGAAGCCTCTGCTGTTGATCAGAGTGGCTTGATTGCTCAGGCTCAGAAGAGCACCTCTGGTCATCCGTGTCCACCTCAAgatgtcctcctctgcctcctgcTGGAGAGGAGGGAGCTCCATCTACAG GAAATGGCTGCGAGTGCCCAGCGGCTGGAGGAGGGCGTGGCCGAGCTGGAAAAGGTCATGAGCGTGGAGCTTCAGCACCGCGTGCAGGCCAACCAGGGGCTGGAGGAGCTGAGCTCGCGCACGCCAGCCGAGCCCAGCACACTCGGACGCCACCTCCAACAGGAGACCAGCCGCCGCCACAGTGTAGCCAGCTGTGAGCAAACCATCTGCCAT GCCCTGGTCAGTGAGCAGCAGCGTTTGGCCAACAGCAAGGTGACCCATGAGCAGCGCCGCCAGACGGTGGTGCCACTGAGTCTGCTCCAGCCACCGATCTCGGAGCTCCAGCAGGACAAGCAGCAGCTGTGCTCCAGGCTGCAACAGGCCCTCACGCACACTCGG acatTAGAGAAAAAGTTGCAGCATCTTCAGGGGGCTCATGATCTTTCATCTCAGCAGTGCAGTGAACAGCTGCTCCAGCTGAAGGAACTGCAGGACAAACTTGCCCACAGTCAG accctgGCCCAGAGGAAGATGACTCCCAGTGCAGTGGAAATGCAAAAGATGAAGGATCGACTGGTGAACATGGAGATGGAGAACACAAACCTGAACACCGGCCACCAGCAAGa gctgGAGAGGCTGACGTCAGTACTCAAATACAAGGAGGAGTTGATCCGTAAGCTGAAGGAGGATTTGAGGATGAAGCAGCAGGATGACGAGCATTCAT ATATGGAGGATAATCACTCCAAACACTGTGGCCACCAGGAGGAGAttcagcagctgcagcagaaaATTGCTCAgttagagag CACTCTGTCCAGCCAACAGGAGGAGGTTGACCGATGGAAACGGCGCGCTTACAAACTCAAGGAGAGCCGCCGTGAGGGGGgtctacacacacccaccaagcATGGACGACCGCCCACACCCACCAAGCATAcacccaccaaacacacactcccgcTCACCCctactaaacacacactcacacacacacaggcgaggCCGTCGCCCAGCAAGCGTCCGGCGCTTGGCGAAGCACCGCTGTTGAATTCTCCCCAGCGGCCACTGCTGGATTCCCCCAAGAGCCTGTTCTTCGACATGCCGCCCGGGACCCATGCCCCACCCATCGCACGCACCAAGGGCTTCTTTGACAACTGTGCCCTGGGGCCGGCAACTG acagtgaggaggaggaagctgaCCCATTGGTTGCGGAGG GGTCGACAGGGGGAGGCAGTGCAGCCAACAAGAAGGATGAGTGGTGGCCACAGTCCCCCAGACAGGGTCAGCAGTGTGAAACGCAGTGA